From Pristiophorus japonicus isolate sPriJap1 chromosome 1, sPriJap1.hap1, whole genome shotgun sequence, a single genomic window includes:
- the LOC139273059 gene encoding SWI/SNF-related matrix-associated actin-dependent regulator of chromatin subfamily D member 3-like has protein sequence MPACLVIREIHETIESINQLKIQRDFMLSFSKDPKGYIQDWLRSQSRDLKIMTDVVGNPEEERRADFYQQPWSQEAVSRYFYCKIQQRRQELEQAMVVRNT, from the exons ATGCCGGCGTGCCTGGTGATCCGGGAG ATCCACGAGACCATCGAATCCATCAACCAGCTGAAGATTCAGAGAGACTTTATGCTCAGCTTTTCCAAGGACCCGAAGGGTTACATCCAGGACTGGCTGAGATCCCAGAGTCGGGACTTGAAG ATAATGACGGATGTGGTGGGTAACCCCGAGGAGGAGCGCCGGGCAGACTTTTACCAACAACCCTGGTCCCAGGAGGCCGTCAGCAGATACTTCTACTGCAAG ATCCAACAGCGGAGGCAGGAACTGGAGCAAGCCATGGTGGTGCGCAACACCTAA